TATAATGTATCGAACACTGGGGATACATTGGGCTTCTTCCGTCCCGGCGTTTTTCTCGTTGGCATGTGTCCCCGTTCCCTTTCTACTTTGGCGATACCATCCTTGGCTGGGCTCAAGGTCTCGATATATCATCAAAGCTCGCGTGGCCACTGCAAATTTACGAGGGTAAGGAGCCCATTTTCTATGGACTTTGTACCCCACCTTTAAGCTGCACCGGGGACGTTTGACGGCGAGTGAGCTAAGCTGGTGTGGACAATGTACCGACTAGACGAGGGAATCATAGTTCAGACGACTGCCATACAATATTATATGTTCCTGCTAGTTGGGTATAGCTCCGAGCTTTTCTGTTGTTCATATTGTTTACGCCTAacgaggctgttgttgttcgTAAAACCCCTGATGTCTGTGGGAGTACTTGCCTTTATTGCTTATTATTGATTACCACTGAAGCTTACCTTTGCTAATCTtttatactaatactaattcAGACTAGCTGAATGGTTAGTTGGTTAGGTATTCTGGCGCCGCTATTTCTGCCCGGCCGCTCGCTTCGATTAATGGATCATCTCTCCCAACCACTTCAAACTCTACGACTAAGACTTATATCTAGCTGGCCTGAATTTACGACTCTAActtaattttagtttttaagAAAGCTATATAAGGCCCTGTTTAATCTCCTGAGGTTTGAATGGACCggccgacttcctcgatcCCTGGCAATAGTATGTCTTAGTTCTAAAGTAGTAGGAAGGGCAGTAATACCCGGTAGTATAGCCCAGCCGGTGGAGATAACACGTGTGGATCTGTAATAATTGTTTATTTAATAACACTAGCAATCCTATAAggaatattctatataagAATCTAACTTCTTCCTTAACTGGTGTATTAACACTATAGATACAAGAAAGCAGAGAGTAGAGAATATTCCCGGAACACTggttttataattaaataggTAAGACATATAGTATACTTCTTATAATTCTcagtaataaataaataataaaaagtaatagCCCCGTGTTTTGTGAATATTCTTAGGTTAGTCCCACGATGAGTCTCTCTCGCTAGGCATCACAACGGTCACTGTGCCAGAAACGGCCTGTTGTGAGAGCTTTCTATGGATGGAAGTGTCACTTAGAGCCTTCCAACCCGTCTAGTCTTCCCGTTTAGCACAGAAAGTTTCAaagttatctatatagaCTGCGCTATGTCGATGCCCCTGTACTATACTCCGATACTACAGGTTTAAAGGCCAATCCTGCTTTTCAGAGTTTGCTTTTCTACTTGGAACGAACTGTGAGTAAGGTACCTCTGTCCATAAAGTAACAGTAGAGCGGAACCACATAAGATCTTTTGCTCAATATATGGTAGGAAGAACTGGTAAGATAAATTGTAACATAGGAAGTACCAGAACTGGCCTTGACTTGCTCCGCGTAGCATCAACAATCAGCATTAGTGTAAATATCAGGCTGTCTGTGCGATCATATCAATACGTCAAATTAAGAACTAGCAAACCATGAGAACACACAGAAGATGTACTAATCTACTCGTACGCAAAGTAGAAGCCTTATTCCACTGCTATCCCTTTTTATAGGAATCTCTGCCAGGCTACCAGATGTACAATATCCCAGTTCGGGAGCTAACGCGGTAATATTCTCCGCGGTCTCTGTACTAAACCCAGGACATAACTTCTCGGTTACTGTACGTACTATAGTGACTACTGATAACTTATTCGAATACGACTTCCATCCCTCAGGTCTCCGTCAGTTGCTCAATAGCTCTCTGTTACCACAACGGCAGCCTAGCACTCAGCAACCACTTCAAGCTCAACAAGCGCACCCTCCTTTGCGAGTGCAGTGACCTGTTAGCACGGTTAGCATCCATGTTGCTGATATCCTGGCTCGCGACGCCAATTGTTTACAGAACAAGCCATAAATGCGGGGGCCCTTACACCTATGCAAGTAGACACGGAAGAGGGCCCTGGGAAGTATCTGTGATAAAGAATCAGACTCTGCACTCCTACATTGTAACGCACGCATGGTCGACCTACTTGTCCCAGGTGGCCGCCACCTTCCTGAAATCTTCCTTCAGAGGGATAATATACATCCTCCGTGAAATAACATTGTCCAAGGACGACCCGGCGGCCTCCAGACAAGTCTTTATATTCAAGATAGCGCGTTCCTGTAGGAGACGTAATAGGATCAGCTACAGTCAGTGTCTTTCAAATTGGCAAGGTAACAGGGGATGTTGTGATAGGATCCATTGCGTGCAGCAAACATACTGTCTGTGCCTCAATCCCACCAGGGACAATCTTCCCAGTTTCTGGGTCGTCGCCCATCCAGCCGGCGAGGTAAAGCGTGCCGTTCTTTGCTCTGATCGCATGGCTATAATTCCCATTAGGCTTGGGTGCGCCTGGGGCGTGGACTACTTGTCGCGGAGTCGACATCCTGTGCTTTGCCGATTGAACAGCTGGAACGGTCAATTGAATAGAAGAGTTAGGCCTGTCAGGTGAGTATCTGGAAGTATCAATTGCTGAGTGGAAACAGGTGAACGATATATAGCCAAGTATTTCAGCTCCCTCCGCCGGTGCTTAATGCGGGGTGGCCGGAGATAGCACGGTGTTACCCAGATGGCCGAGCATGCATGGTAGCCTTTATGAATGTTTTATGTAAGATCGAAGCAAACACCAATAACACTCTGCAAGCAGGTCTTTGCACAGGTTAACGTCCAGTAAGTGCCTCCACATAGGGCGCGCGAGGGAGGGGACGTCGGGATGGCCTTCCGCTTCTACATATTAGCTTCAGAAGACCATGGTTCGTATCCAACAAGTGTGTTCGGGAATATGCGTAATGGACATATTCTATTATCTCCGTTGAAAGGTGTATCAATACGAGCTATCTAGCCAGGTTATATAGACACCTGTGATCATCCGGGACCATGGCCCTCAGAAACCGACGGCCCCAACTGTACAATACACGCAAACGACCCCAAGAATACGAGATGGACCACCTTACCGAAGGTTTTCTCATACAAACGACCACTGGCAAGCTCCAAGGCGTACTTGAGGAAGACACCATTGCCTTCCACAAAGTTCCTTACGCCCAACCCCCCGTCGGACCACTCCGCTTCAGGGCACCACGCCCAACAACCTGGACAAATATACGATATGCTGCAAAGGCCGGCCCCGGGTCCTACCAACTGAGCTCCTCAAACAAGGAAGCGCTGCAGGAGCTCGTGCAGCAATTGGGCCCACGGGTGCCAGGGGAGTATCCCCTACCACCGGGCTTTGCACAATCCTACGACCATCCCGAGTCCAGTGAGGATTGCCTCTATCTCGAGATTTGGCTGCCCAAGGGCAAGCGTGAGAATCTTTCTACGTTTGTATACTACCATGGTGGGGCGAACATGATAAGCTCCGGAGGCATGCACCTGGAGCGTCCGACCAAGCTGTGCGCCCAGCACAATATCATTGTAGTCCGGCCATCGTACCGCCTGGGCGCCTTGGGCTGGGTACACTTTGGTTTGTTTAGTGATGAGTTTCCGGAAGCAGTCAATCTGGGTGTGCAGGATCAGATTGCTGCATTGAGGTGGATTCATGACAATATCCGCTGTTTCGGCGGCGACCCTGGCCACATCACAGTCGGGGGCGAATCCTGCGGTGCAACGGCCGTATCACATCTTCTAACTTATCCTCCTACCCAGCCGATCATTCGTCGAGCCATCATGCAGTCTCTAAGCCCCTACAACAACTGGTGCACCCAGGACAAGCCAGAAGCCACCACCGTTGCAAAGATGTACATGGATCTTCTTAAGATCGACGACCCAGCAGCGCTCCATGCTATTCATCCTCTAAAGCTTATTGCCGCCCATCAGGTCCTCGTGCGCCTTTTCCCACCCGACCACGCCATGGCTTGGAGACCACTCGGCGCTGTGGTGGACGGCAACTTCGTTCCCGAGCATCCCTCACACTACCTATCCACGAAGCCCTATCCCCGGCCCGACTTCGAGCTTATGCTCGGCACCGCAAAGGATGAGTGGACACTTTACCGAGGCCAAACAAAGACGGCCCGCCGTGGAACTGAAGCCGATGTAATCACAGCTATATCGCGGGTTTTCGGACATGATTCCAAGTACGTGTTCGAAAGATTCCAGAAGCTCTATCCAGGCAGGTCGCCTGGTCATCTATATTGCGATATCATGGGAACAGTCATGTTCCAGTTCCCGACTATCGCAGTCGCGCGCAATATGGCCGAAACTGGCACGCCTGTATACTTCTTCCAGTTTTCGTATGATTCGCCTGGTCTTGATGGTACACTCAGGGCCCTTCATACAGGCGATATGTTGTTCCAATGGGGGAATTGCAGCCAGGCGGGAATCAACAGTTGGGTGGCTTGGCGAGGACTTAAGCCAGGAGACGTGGAGCCTACAGCGAAGGTGATCGGCGAGTTGTATGCAAAATTCATCAGATTTGGAGATCCGGGTCGTCCATGGACTAGCTTTGACGGGGAGAATAATGCGGTGTTGTGGTTTGGGAAAGAAGTTGAAACAAGGCAGGATATATTTACAGGGAAGTGGGAGATATTCAACGATGTCGGTATCTATGACGTGCAGGGACTAGGCGAAAGACTAACTCGAAGTCTGTTCGACGCACTATCGAAAATAAATATTGCTGATGTTCGGCCTGAGTCTTGATATAAATCGAGTCACAGGAGTTTGGCATCTGGCGTCGGCTGGATTAGGGCTTCCCGgttgaaaatatatatcggAGCAAAATATGAATTCATTCGTCTAGTAAACTTgatgatatatatacacctCACTAAATCATTAAACATCACTAGCCTTTCGGATTAATGTCTATTAAAAGCGATAACTGGAAATGCTGGTCAATATCCAAAATATCCGCGGCAACCGGAACCTTgttttctgcctcaggcttATGTTGACACCGCGTCATCGCGGCTCGGACAAACATCGCCCCGAGCCCAGCTTGTTGTGTTGTTCCTGAGGCATCCGGTTTAGGCTTATATTTGTGGTGGAAACTGGATGCACCCAATTCACATGCACTGGCGATCCTGATCCCAACATGAGTCTCACGAGTCTCACGAGTCTGCCCGAGATGCAAGGTGCAAGATGCAGCAGAGGCGCGGAGGCCGCGGAGTGGGCAGGGCGGGCACGTGCACGGCGATCAGCGGTCAACGAGTGTCCAGATCTCGAATTCCCCTCGACTCCCCTCTCCCTTTCCTCGAGCTTCCTGTCCCATCATCCAATTGCACTCCGCAACGGCATCAATTGACAATGGGCACCGATTCTAAGGGTGCCGAGCTTGCGGGCGACATATCCTTCATCGAGACTCCGCCTGCTCAGCCCGCTCAATTCGAGACCGGCCAGGACTGCGGAATTGCCCCGACCAAGGTCCGTCTCTTGGCTTTTTGTTTTGCTATCTGGCTTCAACATTGCTAAATTCTTCACAGGCTGCAGCTATCAACAACCCGCCATTGGCTGCTGATGGCCCTGGAAAcgagagcttctccaaccTCGTCCTAGGTGCTGTCCTCACCGGTGTCCCTGCCTTCCTCACCTACCTGTTCGGCGGTGGATTGAAGACCTTTGTGTTTTTCGCCCTCCTCTCTGTCCTTCCCCTGTTGGTCGCCTTTTGGACCTACGTTTCCACCTACAGCCCCCGCACCAACGAGAAAGTTAAGCTCCCTGGCCGACCTGTCGAACACTACATCACCTTCAAGCGTGAAGAGGACAAGGCGAAATGGCACGGACGGAACAAGGTCCCCCTGCAGACCTTCGCTGAGATGTACCTCGACGGACTGGTTGACTTCAAGGGCGATGTCCTCGAAGTTCTTGAGTACCGCCACGACTGGGCAAGCTTCGCTTTCACCTGGCAGCTATTCAAGTTCATCGTCGGCACCTTCTTTGTTGATGTGCTGTTCCACACCAAggcccaggatgaggagCAGATCCGCCCCAACTACGACAGCGGCAACGACCACTACGCCTGGTTCCTCGGCCCTCGCATGATCTACACCTCGGGCATCATCTCGGAtgtcgagaaggaggaaactCTCGAGGAGATGCAGGATAACAAGATGGCAGTGGTGTGTGAGAAGATCGGACTCAAGGAAGGCGAGACCATGCTTGACATTGGCTGCGGCTGGGGAACCCTTGCCAAGTTTGCCAGTGTCAACTACGGTGCCAAGGTCACCGGAGTCACCATCGCTGAGAACCAGACCGCCTGGGCTCGCGACGGTCTCCTGAAGGCTGGCGTTTCTGAAGACCAGAGCCGTATTCTCTGCATGGACTACCGTGATATCCCCAACACCAAGTTCGACAAGATCACTCAGCTCGAGATGGGTGAGCACGTTGGTATTCGCAAGCTTACTGGGTTCTTCCGTCAGTGCTACGACATGCTTAACGACGATGGATCCATGTACGTTCAGCTCTCTGGTCTGAGACAGGCCTGGCAATACGAGGATTTCATCTGGGGTCTGTACTTGAACAAGTACATCTTCCGTGGCGCCGACGCCTCTACCCCTCTCTGGTATTACGTCAAGTGCTTGGAAGCAGCCGGATTCGAAATCAAGGGGTGAGTACCTGTTATTGTAAAATGAATGAACGCTGACATTGGCCAGAATTGATACCGTCGGTGTCCACTACTCCGGAACTCTGTGGAGATGGTACCGCAACTGGGTTGGCAATGTCGaagccatcaaggccaagtaCGGCCCAAGATGGTACAGGGTAAGCGGTCGTCGTCTTTTATGGTGTAACCAAGCTAATTTTGATAGATCTGGgaactcttcctcgcctggtCCGTCATCGCCTCCCGCCAGGGCTCTGCCACCTGCTACCAGATGGTTGTTGTCAAGAACCTGAACTCGACGCACCGCATCAACGGGGTTCCCTCTCAGTACGGCCTCACCGGTGCCCTCGAGGCCAGCAGGAAGGCGGGCAAGTCTCGCCTGCCTTAGATGGTTTATTGCTACGAATTGCCTGCGACGCGCCACCTCGGCGTTGAACCAAGCTGCACGAAGCATGAGTGGATGAGTTATTGTAACATACAGTAAACGATACGACACGAACACGGAGTTAGAATGAGAGATGATTTATTCTCAGTATGATGTGGGCGGGAGAAGGGGATCCAGACAGAGATGGCTGTATGAGGTCAGCGTGACAGTTTGCTATAGGAGATAGCAGTcatctattatattatttagtatgGTTAGCTTAGACAAAATAAACACCCATCAATTGCATTACCAACACCAAAACGACAGCATCATACGCTCCACCTGTTCGATCCCGCCGGGAGAGCTCCGTATATTCTCTCAGTGTTGTTCAGGTTTTGAAAGAGATCTCCCAATTGAGCCTCGATGGTGTCTTTCCACTATGTAGGTGTGTCGGAGGGGGCGCTTGCATTCAACCCTTGGAGAGGGCTAAACTGACTAATACTCTGGTTGGCATAGCTAGTTAGCACTCTGCGACCTGCACGGTGCCAATCCATGTTTCCTCAAGGTTGCTTTGTTTTGATGGGAGGCAACTGCCGCCGGCGTCGATCTTCATTGAGCCTGAGCTTTCGGCCTCTGACCAATTCTCGTTCAAATCGACATAGACACCCTAGGCAATTTGCATGATGAGCAATGTATACTGCCCATTCTGTGGTGTCATCCTGCTATCCGATCCCTTTAGCAATATTGACGATCCACCTTCACTCACTGCTGTGCGGCCATGGTACGCCGAAGTACGAGGTGTTTACTCGGCCGGCACCACTCCTGACTGTGTGTCCGTATCGGGAGTGGACAT
Above is a window of Aspergillus puulaauensis MK2 DNA, chromosome 2, nearly complete sequence DNA encoding:
- the MT1 gene encoding sphingolipid C9-methyltransferase 1 (COG:M;~EggNog:ENOG410PFZI;~InterPro:IPR029063;~PFAM:PF02353,PF08241,PF13649,PF13489;~TransMembrane:2 (o58-78i85-104o)), with translation MGTDSKGAELAGDISFIETPPAQPAQFETGQDCGIAPTKAAAINNPPLAADGPGNESFSNLVLGAVLTGVPAFLTYLFGGGLKTFVFFALLSVLPLLVAFWTYVSTYSPRTNEKVKLPGRPVEHYITFKREEDKAKWHGRNKVPLQTFAEMYLDGLVDFKGDVLEVLEYRHDWASFAFTWQLFKFIVGTFFVDVLFHTKAQDEEQIRPNYDSGNDHYAWFLGPRMIYTSGIISDVEKEETLEEMQDNKMAVVCEKIGLKEGETMLDIGCGWGTLAKFASVNYGAKVTGVTIAENQTAWARDGLLKAGVSEDQSRILCMDYRDIPNTKFDKITQLEMGEHVGIRKLTGFFRQCYDMLNDDGSMYVQLSGLRQAWQYEDFIWGLYLNKYIFRGADASTPLWYYVKCLEAAGFEIKGIDTVGVHYSGTLWRWYRNWVGNVEAIKAKYGPRWYRIWELFLAWSVIASRQGSATCYQMVVVKNLNSTHRINGVPSQYGLTGALEASRKAGKSRLP
- a CDS encoding RidA family protein (COG:J;~EggNog:ENOG410PQ35;~InterPro:IPR006175,IPR035959;~PFAM:PF01042), whose protein sequence is MSTPRQVVHAPGAPKPNGNYSHAIRAKNGTLYLAGWMGDDPETGKIVPGGIEAQTERAILNIKTCLEAAGSSLDNVISRRMYIIPLKEDFRKVAATWDKYFPGPSSVSTCIGVTALAKEGALVELEVVAEC
- a CDS encoding uncharacterized protein (COG:I;~EggNog:ENOG410QA0R;~InterPro:IPR002018,IPR029058;~MEROPS:MER0030934;~PFAM:PF00135), giving the protein MALRNRRPQLYNTRKRPQEYEMDHLTEGFLIQTTTGKLQGVLEEDTIAFHKVPYAQPPVGPLRFRAPRPTTWTNIRYAAKAGPGSYQLSSSNKEALQELVQQLGPRVPGEYPLPPGFAQSYDHPESSEDCLYLEIWLPKGKRENLSTFVYYHGGANMISSGGMHLERPTKLCAQHNIIVVRPSYRLGALGWVHFGLFSDEFPEAVNLGVQDQIAALRWIHDNIRCFGGDPGHITVGGESCGATAVSHLLTYPPTQPIIRRAIMQSLSPYNNWCTQDKPEATTVAKMYMDLLKIDDPAALHAIHPLKLIAAHQVLVRLFPPDHAMAWRPLGAVVDGNFVPEHPSHYLSTKPYPRPDFELMLGTAKDEWTLYRGQTKTARRGTEADVITAISRVFGHDSKYVFERFQKLYPGRSPGHLYCDIMGTVMFQFPTIAVARNMAETGTPVYFFQFSYDSPGLDGTLRALHTGDMLFQWGNCSQAGINSWVAWRGLKPGDVEPTAKVIGELYAKFIRFGDPGRPWTSFDGENNAVLWFGKEVETRQDIFTGKWEIFNDVGIYDVQGLGERLTRSLFDALSKINIADVRPES